One Mycolicibacter sp. MU0083 DNA window includes the following coding sequences:
- a CDS encoding DUF4245 domain-containing protein, with translation MTTEPQPAPRPAKPRVLHDGRDMFWSIIPLVLACLALAGLAGTCAFRPGGITAGPVPSYDAAVALKADAQTLGFPVRLPQLPDGWQPNSGSRGSITDGRAGDSGQRLRAVTSRVGYISPGGMYVSLTQSNADEVPLVASIQPSLRPTGAEDVDGTRWVVYQGDGDAVWTTRLTGKTGAAQLAISSAGGPELFRTLAAAVQSQPPLPVR, from the coding sequence GTGACCACCGAGCCCCAACCCGCCCCGCGGCCCGCCAAACCGCGCGTTCTGCACGACGGCCGAGACATGTTCTGGTCGATCATTCCGCTGGTCCTGGCCTGCCTTGCGCTGGCCGGCCTGGCCGGGACCTGCGCATTCCGGCCGGGCGGCATCACCGCAGGCCCGGTGCCGTCCTACGACGCCGCCGTCGCACTGAAGGCCGACGCGCAGACGCTCGGGTTCCCGGTCCGGCTGCCGCAGCTGCCCGACGGCTGGCAACCCAATTCCGGTTCTCGCGGCAGCATCACCGACGGGCGCGCCGGGGATTCGGGGCAGCGGTTGCGGGCGGTGACGTCGCGGGTCGGCTACATCAGCCCCGGCGGAATGTATGTCAGCCTGACCCAGAGCAACGCCGACGAGGTTCCCCTGGTCGCCTCGATCCAGCCGAGCCTGCGGCCCACCGGTGCCGAGGACGTCGACGGCACCCGCTGGGTGGTCTACCAGGGCGACGGCGACGCGGTGTGGACCACCCGTCTGACCGGCAAGACCGGCGCCGCCCAGTTGGCCATCAGCAGCGCCGGCGGACCCGAACTGTTCCGCACGCTGGCCGCCGCGGTGCAGTCGCAGCCGCCGTTACCCGTCCGCTGA
- a CDS encoding AI-2E family transporter — translation MNAEFTPTQRRALAVFTVLALVFGAYFLRSYFVLIVVAAVGAYLFTPLFRLLDRRLPTGLASAGTLLAALVAVIVPIGLSVFLAVAQITRTAGEVAEWVQATDPNALGDKALKFVNGLLARVPFVHVELTMESLRQSMVTVAQKGGELLLHVLQGAVGGAAGAITAAIIFLYVFLALLTHRDEVHTLVRRLNPLGAEVTDLYLAKMGSMVRGTVGGQFVIAFCQGVTAAGSIYIAGFHEGFFVIAILLTAMSIIPLGAGILTMPFGIGMALFGNIPGGLFVFFFHLIVVTNIDNFLRPVLVPRDARLNPALMMLAVFAGIGMFGFWGIVIGPVLMIVIVTTIEVYLQAFSAAEPSADG, via the coding sequence ATGAACGCCGAGTTCACCCCGACCCAGCGGCGAGCCCTCGCGGTCTTCACCGTGCTCGCGCTGGTGTTCGGGGCGTACTTTCTGCGCAGCTATTTCGTCCTGATCGTGGTGGCCGCGGTCGGCGCGTACCTGTTCACGCCGTTGTTCCGGCTGCTCGACCGCCGATTGCCCACCGGCCTGGCATCCGCCGGCACCCTGCTGGCGGCCCTGGTGGCGGTGATCGTCCCGATCGGGTTGTCGGTGTTTCTGGCCGTCGCCCAGATCACCCGCACCGCCGGTGAGGTCGCCGAATGGGTACAGGCCACCGACCCCAACGCACTAGGCGACAAGGCCCTGAAATTCGTCAACGGCCTGCTGGCGCGAGTGCCGTTCGTGCACGTCGAGCTGACCATGGAGTCGCTGCGGCAGTCGATGGTCACGGTGGCGCAGAAGGGCGGTGAGCTACTGCTGCATGTGCTGCAGGGCGCGGTCGGCGGCGCTGCGGGTGCGATCACCGCGGCGATCATCTTCTTGTACGTGTTCCTGGCGCTGCTGACCCACCGCGACGAGGTGCACACGCTGGTCCGCCGGCTCAACCCGCTCGGCGCCGAGGTCACCGACCTCTACCTGGCCAAGATGGGCTCGATGGTGCGCGGCACCGTCGGCGGCCAGTTCGTCATCGCGTTCTGCCAGGGCGTGACGGCCGCCGGATCCATCTACATCGCCGGATTCCACGAAGGGTTCTTCGTCATCGCGATTCTGCTCACCGCGATGTCGATCATCCCGCTGGGCGCCGGCATCCTGACCATGCCGTTCGGCATCGGTATGGCGCTGTTCGGCAATATCCCGGGCGGCCTGTTCGTCTTCTTTTTCCACCTGATCGTGGTGACCAACATCGACAACTTCCTGCGCCCGGTGCTGGTGCCGCGCGACGCCCGACTCAATCCTGCCCTGATGATGCTGGCCGTCTTCGCCGGGATCGGCATGTTCGGGTTCTGGGGCATCGTTATCGGCCCGGTGCTGATGATCGTCATCGTCACCACCATCGAGGTGTACCTTCAGGCGTTCTCCGCCGCCGAACCGTCAGCGGACGGGTAA
- a CDS encoding NAD-dependent epimerase/dehydratase family protein has product METVLVTGAFGLVGSAVVKQLAADGRNVVATDLNIPENRKAAAALPASVQVRYADLTDPAAVDALVRAVRPAAIIHLAAVIPPFIYTRRDLARRVNVEATGHLLAAAATQSEPPRFVQASSIAVYGSRNPHTVDGVLTADTPTNPADVYGDHKLQAEQLVRASSLDWVILRLGGVMTTDLGAYTKLDNMYFEQLLPADGRLQTVDVRDVASAFVAATTAPVVGETLLIGGDDSHRHVQGDVARAMANAMGLVNGVPPGLPGDPARDGDWFNTDWMDSSRAQEALGFQHHSWPDLVAETAAGTGPLRYLLRLVAPLARVVMRTRSPYHGTGKQYADPWQAIRDKWAEPRP; this is encoded by the coding sequence GTGGAAACGGTGCTGGTGACCGGTGCGTTCGGTCTGGTCGGTTCGGCGGTGGTGAAGCAACTGGCGGCGGATGGCCGCAACGTCGTCGCCACCGACCTGAACATCCCCGAGAACCGCAAAGCCGCGGCAGCCCTGCCCGCTTCGGTGCAGGTGCGCTACGCCGATCTCACCGATCCGGCGGCGGTCGACGCCCTGGTGCGCGCCGTGCGGCCCGCAGCCATCATCCACCTGGCCGCGGTGATCCCGCCGTTCATCTACACCCGCCGCGACCTGGCTCGCCGGGTCAACGTCGAGGCCACCGGGCACCTGCTGGCCGCGGCCGCCACCCAGTCCGAGCCGCCGCGGTTCGTGCAGGCCTCCAGCATCGCCGTCTACGGGTCGCGCAACCCGCACACCGTCGACGGTGTGCTGACCGCCGATACCCCGACCAACCCCGCCGATGTCTACGGCGACCACAAGTTGCAGGCCGAGCAGCTGGTCCGGGCATCCTCGCTGGACTGGGTGATCCTGCGACTCGGCGGCGTCATGACCACCGACCTGGGCGCCTACACCAAGCTCGACAACATGTACTTCGAGCAGTTGCTGCCCGCCGACGGCCGACTGCAGACCGTCGACGTCCGTGATGTCGCGTCGGCGTTCGTGGCGGCCACCACCGCACCCGTCGTCGGGGAGACCCTGCTGATCGGCGGCGACGACTCGCACCGGCACGTCCAGGGCGATGTCGCACGCGCGATGGCCAACGCGATGGGATTGGTCAACGGAGTTCCGCCCGGCCTGCCGGGCGACCCCGCGCGTGATGGGGACTGGTTCAACACCGACTGGATGGACTCCAGCCGCGCCCAGGAGGCACTCGGCTTCCAGCACCATTCCTGGCCGGACCTCGTCGCCGAGACCGCGGCGGGCACCGGCCCACTGCGCTACCTGCTGCGCCTGGTCGCGCCGCTGGCCCGCGTGGTGATGCGCACCCGCTCCCCCTACCACGGCACGGGTAAGCAATACGCCGATCCGTGGCAGGCCATCCGCGACAAATGGGCCGAGCCGCGCCCATGA
- a CDS encoding NAD-dependent epimerase/dehydratase family protein: MGDPALTTELGRVLVTGGSGFVGTNFVKTLLERGYRVRSFDRAPSTVDAHPNLETLEGDICDPQTVATAVADIDTVFHTAAVIDLAGGPSVTEELRARSFGVNVEGTKNLVRAAQQAGVKRFVYTSSNSVIMGGKSIAPGVETMPYTTKYNDLYTETKVVAEKFVLAENGGPDGQGMLTCAIRPSGIWGPGDQTMFRKLFESVVAGHVKVLIGKESAKLDNSYVHNLIHGFILAAEHLVPGGSAPGQAYFINDDDPINMFEFARPVMEACGQRWPTRRLPGRVIRDVMVVWQKLHFKFGIMPPLLEPGAVERVYLDNYFSIAKARRDLGYEPPFTTEQAMADCMPYYLDLFKQIQAQAR; this comes from the coding sequence ATGGGTGATCCAGCACTGACCACTGAACTCGGCCGGGTATTGGTCACCGGCGGCTCCGGGTTCGTCGGCACCAACTTCGTCAAGACGCTGCTCGAGCGCGGCTACCGGGTCCGGTCGTTCGACCGGGCGCCGTCGACCGTGGACGCGCACCCCAATCTGGAGACGCTCGAGGGCGACATCTGCGACCCGCAGACCGTGGCCACCGCGGTCGCCGACATCGACACGGTGTTCCACACCGCCGCGGTCATCGATCTGGCCGGCGGCCCGTCGGTCACCGAAGAACTGCGGGCCCGCAGTTTCGGGGTCAACGTCGAGGGCACCAAGAATCTGGTCCGGGCTGCACAGCAGGCCGGCGTCAAACGATTCGTCTACACCTCGTCGAACAGCGTGATCATGGGCGGCAAATCGATCGCGCCCGGTGTCGAGACGATGCCGTACACCACCAAGTACAACGACCTGTACACCGAGACCAAGGTGGTCGCGGAGAAGTTCGTGCTCGCCGAGAACGGCGGCCCCGACGGCCAGGGCATGCTGACCTGCGCGATCCGGCCCAGTGGCATCTGGGGCCCCGGTGACCAGACCATGTTCCGCAAGCTGTTCGAGAGCGTCGTCGCCGGCCACGTCAAGGTGTTGATCGGCAAGGAGAGCGCCAAGCTCGACAACTCCTACGTGCACAACCTGATCCACGGATTCATCCTGGCCGCCGAGCACCTGGTGCCCGGCGGCAGCGCGCCCGGGCAGGCCTACTTCATCAACGACGACGACCCGATCAACATGTTCGAGTTCGCCCGGCCGGTGATGGAGGCCTGCGGGCAGCGCTGGCCGACGCGGCGGTTGCCGGGCCGGGTGATCCGCGACGTGATGGTGGTCTGGCAGAAGTTGCACTTCAAGTTCGGCATCATGCCGCCACTGCTGGAGCCCGGCGCGGTGGAGCGGGTCTACCTGGACAACTATTTCTCCATCGCGAAGGCCCGGCGGGACCTGGGATACGAACCGCCGTTCACCACGGAGCAGGCAATGGCCGACTGCATGCCCTACTATCTCGATCTGTTCAAGCAGATTCAGGCGCAGGCGCGCTAG
- a CDS encoding exodeoxyribonuclease VII small subunit yields the protein MAAEQADPVTPVSELGYERCRDELIDVVQRLEQGGLDLDASLNLWERGEQLAKRCEEHLAGARLRVQEVLAADAEDSTGD from the coding sequence ATGGCAGCTGAGCAAGCCGATCCGGTGACACCCGTTAGTGAATTGGGCTACGAGCGGTGCCGTGACGAACTGATCGATGTCGTGCAGCGTCTGGAGCAGGGCGGACTGGACCTCGACGCCTCACTGAACCTCTGGGAGCGGGGCGAACAGCTGGCCAAACGCTGCGAGGAGCATCTGGCCGGCGCCCGACTGCGGGTGCAGGAAGTTCTGGCGGCCGACGCCGAGGACAGCACCGGAGACTGA
- the xseA gene encoding exodeoxyribonuclease VII large subunit, with protein sequence MTAPGAGESAENPFPVRAVATRIKGWIDRLGSVWVEGQLTQITLRPGTRTAFMVLRDPAADMSLTVTCTPEMVTGAPVKLIEGTQVVVRGKPNFYTGRGTFSLRLSEIRAVGIGELLARIERLRRLLDAEGLFDPRLKRPLPFLPATIGLITGRASAAERDVMTVAGARWPAVRFAVRNTAVQGPTAVAQIVAALRDLDADPDVEVIVVARGGGSVEDLLPFSDETLCREIAACRTPVVSAIGHEPDNPLSDLVADLRAATPTDAAKKIVPDAAAEQALVDDLRRRSAQAVRNWVVREDRVLAQLRSRPVLADPLRALDERGEQVQRALATVRRDIERVIAVQTERIGHLSARLATLGPAATLARGYAVVQAVGAQGPQVLRSVEDAAAGTRLRIRVADGAIAATSEGRLLGGRLLGGPSDGS encoded by the coding sequence GTGACCGCCCCCGGGGCGGGTGAGTCCGCCGAGAACCCGTTTCCGGTCCGTGCCGTCGCCACCCGGATCAAGGGATGGATCGATCGGCTGGGTTCGGTGTGGGTGGAAGGCCAGCTGACCCAGATCACCCTGCGGCCGGGTACCCGGACGGCGTTCATGGTGCTGCGCGATCCCGCCGCGGACATGTCGCTGACCGTGACGTGCACTCCCGAGATGGTGACCGGGGCACCGGTCAAGCTGATCGAGGGCACCCAGGTGGTGGTCCGCGGCAAGCCGAACTTCTACACCGGCCGGGGAACCTTCTCGCTGCGCCTGTCCGAGATCCGCGCCGTGGGTATCGGCGAACTGCTCGCCCGCATCGAGCGACTCCGGCGGCTGCTGGATGCCGAAGGGTTGTTCGATCCGCGGCTCAAACGGCCGCTGCCGTTCCTGCCGGCCACCATCGGCCTGATCACCGGTCGGGCCAGCGCCGCCGAACGCGATGTCATGACGGTGGCCGGCGCCCGCTGGCCCGCAGTGCGGTTCGCGGTGCGCAACACCGCGGTGCAGGGACCGACCGCGGTGGCCCAGATCGTCGCGGCGCTGCGCGACCTCGACGCCGACCCGGACGTCGAGGTGATCGTGGTGGCCCGTGGCGGTGGCAGCGTCGAGGATCTGCTGCCGTTCTCCGACGAGACGCTGTGCCGGGAGATCGCCGCCTGCCGCACCCCGGTGGTCAGCGCGATCGGCCACGAACCGGACAATCCGCTGTCCGATCTGGTCGCCGACCTGCGGGCGGCCACCCCCACCGATGCGGCGAAGAAGATCGTCCCGGATGCGGCCGCCGAGCAGGCACTGGTCGACGATCTGCGCCGCCGCAGCGCCCAGGCCGTGCGTAACTGGGTGGTGCGCGAGGATCGGGTGCTCGCGCAACTCCGCAGCCGCCCGGTGTTGGCCGACCCGTTGCGTGCCCTCGACGAGCGCGGCGAGCAGGTGCAGCGCGCCCTGGCCACGGTGCGCCGCGACATCGAGCGGGTGATCGCGGTGCAGACCGAACGCATCGGGCACCTGTCGGCACGGCTGGCTACCCTGGGCCCGGCCGCGACGTTGGCGCGCGGCTACGCGGTCGTCCAGGCCGTCGGCGCCCAGGGGCCGCAGGTACTGCGGTCGGTCGAGGATGCCGCGGCCGGAACCCGGCTGCGGATCCGGGTGGCCGACGGGGCGATCGCGGCGACGAGTGAAGGACGACTTCTTGGAGGACGACTTCTTGGAGGACCCAGCGATGGCAGCTGA
- a CDS encoding lipid droplet-associated protein, whose translation MANAPFGVRLLVGAATVAVEETLKLPQTILAYPMTLASQAAHAVMRWQQGVADLVNKGDTTLESLFPPKDEQPEWATFDEDLDDGVTGAVFDDSDAGPRSDGRFALYSFSEDGAAPPAATGATGGSDADPEVEVPDLVDELNYGSLTLAQLRARLASLSLDELETLLAYEEATKARAPFQTLLANRITRTTTK comes from the coding sequence ATGGCAAACGCACCCTTTGGAGTCCGGCTTCTGGTCGGCGCGGCGACCGTCGCGGTCGAGGAGACCCTGAAGCTGCCGCAAACCATCCTGGCCTACCCGATGACGCTGGCCAGTCAGGCCGCGCACGCGGTGATGCGCTGGCAGCAGGGCGTCGCCGACCTGGTCAACAAGGGCGACACCACCCTGGAATCCCTCTTCCCACCGAAGGACGAGCAGCCGGAGTGGGCCACCTTCGACGAGGACCTCGACGACGGCGTCACCGGTGCGGTGTTCGACGATTCCGACGCCGGCCCCCGCAGCGACGGGCGCTTCGCCCTGTACTCGTTCAGCGAGGACGGTGCCGCCCCGCCCGCCGCGACCGGTGCCACCGGTGGCAGTGACGCGGACCCGGAGGTGGAGGTCCCCGACCTGGTCGACGAACTCAACTACGGTTCGCTGACCCTGGCCCAGTTGCGGGCCCGGCTGGCGTCGTTGAGCCTCGACGAACTCGAGACCCTGCTCGCCTATGAAGAGGCCACCAAGGCCCGTGCGCCGTTCCAGACCCTGCTGGCCAACAGGATCACCCGCACCACCACCAAGTGA
- a CDS encoding 4-hydroxy-3-methylbut-2-enyl diphosphate reductase — protein sequence MPPTLDIKTAVDPGTPVAGAPAGKRVLLAEPRGYCAGVDRAVETVERALEKHGAPVYVRHEIVHNKHVVDTLTNKGAVFVHETDEVPEGAMVVFSAHGVAPTVHESAADRGLRVIDATCPLVTKVHNEAKRFARDGYDILLIGHAGHEEVVGIIGEAPDDVQLVDGLDAVAAVTVRDENKVVWLSQTTLSVDETMQTVVKLRERFPNLQDPPSDDICYATQNRQTAVKAMAPECELVIVVGSRNSSNSNRLVEVALGAGATAAHLVDYADDIDPAWLAPEAGPVQTIGVTSGASVPEILVRGVLERLAEYGYGTVFPVATANETLVFALPREIRPDRR from the coding sequence ATGCCGCCGACCCTGGATATCAAGACCGCCGTCGATCCCGGGACGCCGGTCGCCGGTGCGCCTGCCGGTAAGCGGGTGCTGCTGGCCGAGCCGCGCGGATACTGCGCGGGCGTGGACCGTGCGGTCGAGACCGTGGAACGGGCGCTGGAGAAGCACGGTGCACCCGTGTACGTCCGTCACGAGATCGTGCACAACAAGCATGTGGTGGACACCCTGACGAACAAGGGCGCGGTCTTCGTACACGAGACCGACGAGGTGCCCGAGGGTGCCATGGTGGTCTTCTCCGCCCACGGCGTGGCCCCGACCGTGCACGAATCGGCCGCCGACCGCGGTCTGCGGGTGATCGACGCGACCTGCCCGTTGGTGACCAAGGTGCACAACGAGGCCAAGCGCTTCGCCCGCGACGGGTACGACATCCTGCTGATCGGCCATGCCGGCCACGAAGAGGTCGTCGGGATCATCGGGGAAGCCCCCGACGACGTGCAGTTGGTCGACGGCTTGGATGCGGTGGCCGCGGTGACCGTCCGTGACGAGAACAAGGTGGTGTGGCTGTCGCAGACCACGCTCAGCGTCGACGAGACCATGCAGACCGTGGTGAAGCTGCGCGAGCGTTTCCCGAATCTGCAGGACCCGCCCAGCGACGACATCTGTTACGCCACGCAGAACCGGCAGACCGCGGTCAAGGCGATGGCCCCGGAATGTGAGCTGGTGATCGTGGTCGGATCGCGTAACTCCTCGAACTCCAACCGGCTGGTCGAGGTGGCGTTGGGGGCTGGCGCCACCGCTGCGCATCTGGTCGACTACGCCGACGACATCGACCCGGCCTGGTTGGCCCCCGAGGCCGGCCCGGTGCAGACCATCGGCGTCACTTCCGGCGCCTCGGTGCCGGAGATTCTGGTGCGCGGTGTGTTGGAGCGGTTGGCCGAGTACGGCTACGGCACCGTGTTCCCGGTGGCCACGGCCAACGAGACCCTGGTGTTCGCACTGCCGCGGGAGATCCGGCCGGATCGCCGCTGA
- a CDS encoding SulP family inorganic anion transporter, which translates to MQQISTMPTEKPHNGLAGLKHWRYDLRSGFTVAMISLPFSMGIAITSGAPPICGIVSAIIAGFVLPFLGGSYVTISGPAAGLAPVLFAGMITLGQIRLGEDAPQDELLAVGYPLILVAIAFAGVVQFILAKLKVARLSAIFPAAAIQGMLAAIGLMIIAKQIPLFMGVPFEGRDFWAIITEVPSHIGSMNLQVFTLGIGCLAGLFMLTVLPGRLLKVMPPPVWVFFAGTLASVFILKLDKDYLIDVPDSLMDGIVLPQFGTVFAHPELWLALSYVVITLVLIDGAESLATIAAVDKIDPFRRRSDPDRTLQAMGVSNIASSTLGGLTIIPGMVKSTANILGGGRTQWANFYNACFLLTFVLLLSDLINMVPLAVLAAVLVFIGYNLCKPAVWRHVTQVGGEQFVVFAVTLLVTLSTDLLVGLLAGVAVKLVLNLWLEGLWHALHHRADSAKPSLVGRFLNMFRNPVSRRDFDEGTYHLYLDRALVCFNLFHVIRELGQYPPETRTVHVHLSSSVPLVDHTTSETLGYFLDEFNSRDEGPALIIDGWDHMRPLSEHATSARIALADIDVDADVPENSRTKD; encoded by the coding sequence ATGCAACAGATCTCGACCATGCCGACCGAAAAGCCGCACAACGGCTTAGCCGGCCTCAAACACTGGCGCTACGACCTCCGGTCGGGCTTCACCGTGGCGATGATCTCGCTGCCGTTCTCGATGGGTATCGCGATCACGTCGGGCGCGCCGCCCATCTGCGGGATCGTGTCGGCGATCATCGCCGGTTTCGTCCTGCCCTTTCTAGGCGGCTCGTATGTGACCATCAGCGGCCCGGCGGCGGGACTGGCGCCGGTCCTGTTCGCCGGCATGATCACCCTGGGGCAGATTCGCCTGGGCGAGGATGCACCGCAAGACGAGTTGCTTGCGGTGGGTTACCCGCTGATCCTGGTTGCCATCGCCTTTGCCGGTGTCGTGCAGTTCATCCTCGCCAAGTTGAAGGTGGCCCGCCTGAGCGCCATCTTCCCGGCCGCGGCCATTCAGGGCATGCTGGCCGCGATCGGCCTGATGATCATCGCCAAGCAGATCCCGCTGTTCATGGGCGTGCCGTTCGAGGGCCGCGATTTCTGGGCCATCATCACCGAAGTCCCCAGCCACATCGGGTCGATGAATCTACAGGTCTTCACCCTGGGGATCGGCTGCCTGGCAGGGTTGTTCATGCTGACGGTGCTACCCGGGCGACTGCTGAAGGTGATGCCGCCACCGGTCTGGGTTTTCTTCGCCGGCACGCTCGCCAGCGTCTTCATCCTGAAGTTGGACAAGGACTACCTGATCGACGTCCCCGATTCGCTGATGGATGGGATCGTCCTGCCCCAGTTCGGCACGGTGTTCGCCCATCCCGAACTATGGCTGGCGCTGTCCTACGTGGTCATCACCCTGGTCTTGATCGACGGAGCCGAGTCCCTGGCCACCATCGCAGCCGTGGACAAAATCGATCCGTTCCGCCGGCGCTCCGACCCGGATCGCACCCTGCAGGCCATGGGCGTGTCCAACATCGCCTCCAGCACACTCGGTGGCCTGACCATCATCCCCGGCATGGTCAAGAGCACGGCCAACATCCTGGGCGGAGGCCGCACCCAATGGGCCAACTTCTACAACGCCTGCTTCCTGTTGACGTTCGTACTGCTGCTCAGCGACCTGATCAACATGGTCCCCTTGGCGGTGCTGGCCGCCGTCCTGGTCTTCATCGGTTACAACCTGTGCAAACCCGCGGTCTGGCGCCATGTCACGCAGGTCGGGGGCGAGCAGTTCGTCGTCTTCGCGGTGACTTTGCTCGTGACGTTGTCGACGGACCTGCTCGTCGGCCTTCTCGCCGGCGTCGCCGTGAAACTGGTACTGAATCTGTGGCTGGAAGGCCTGTGGCACGCGTTGCACCACCGCGCCGATTCCGCCAAGCCGAGTCTCGTCGGCCGTTTCCTCAACATGTTCCGCAATCCGGTGTCGCGCCGGGACTTCGACGAAGGGACTTACCATCTCTACCTCGATCGCGCCCTGGTGTGTTTCAACCTGTTCCACGTGATTCGGGAGTTGGGGCAGTATCCGCCGGAAACCCGGACAGTGCACGTGCACCTGAGTTCGAGTGTGCCCCTGGTCGATCACACGACCAGCGAGACCCTCGGGTATTTCCTGGATGAGTTCAACAGCCGGGATGAGGGACCGGCGTTGATAATCGACGGCTGGGACCACATGCGGCCGCTCTCCGAGCACGCAACGAGCGCGCGGATCGCCCTGGCCGACATCGACGTCGACGCGGACGTGCCGGAGAACTCGCGAACCAAGGATTGA
- a CDS encoding DUF6542 domain-containing protein: MPNINGLPWWSAVAVAVISTAIGVAFDAGSGDKELTVVFAALYAVGCVAAVLMVQQSAVFATVVQPPLILFVSVPAAYWVFHGAGFPGLKNIAINCGYPLIERFPLMLFTAAAVLLIGMVRWYLGMLDGGVQKRVTEKPGTANPPAFVGKLVALVNSALNRNPAHAVERPASRPPRSGERPRRATAEARRAAREAGSRTRNRPTGHRGATNGAAPTRSRHVRPQMDDQEAPRPRRRPPAGTRQDPPQRRRRPAPEVRDEHQPRRRPAPEWQDQPRRRPRPSPDAPRAAEPMPRPHRDPRTRGYRPDEVAEGLPRRHPVSQVRYRRAAGAESDAAPRPRAHSSREEFDSWEFDI, encoded by the coding sequence TTGCCGAACATCAACGGCTTGCCGTGGTGGAGCGCCGTAGCGGTGGCGGTCATCTCAACAGCGATCGGGGTGGCGTTCGACGCCGGCTCGGGCGACAAGGAACTGACCGTCGTCTTCGCCGCCCTCTATGCGGTCGGCTGCGTTGCGGCGGTGCTCATGGTCCAGCAGTCGGCGGTGTTCGCGACGGTGGTCCAGCCCCCGTTGATCCTGTTCGTCAGCGTGCCCGCCGCGTACTGGGTGTTCCACGGCGCCGGCTTCCCCGGGCTCAAGAACATCGCCATCAACTGCGGTTATCCGCTGATCGAACGATTCCCGCTGATGTTGTTCACCGCCGCGGCGGTGCTGCTGATCGGGATGGTCCGCTGGTATCTGGGCATGCTGGACGGCGGGGTGCAGAAGCGGGTGACCGAGAAGCCGGGCACCGCGAACCCGCCGGCGTTCGTCGGCAAGCTCGTCGCCCTGGTCAACTCGGCGCTGAACCGCAATCCGGCCCACGCGGTCGAACGGCCGGCTTCGCGCCCGCCGCGGTCCGGCGAGCGCCCACGCCGCGCCACCGCCGAAGCCCGGCGTGCCGCACGAGAGGCCGGTTCGCGAACCCGCAACCGCCCCACCGGACATCGCGGGGCGACGAACGGAGCGGCGCCGACGCGCTCCCGGCACGTCCGTCCACAGATGGACGACCAGGAAGCCCCGCGTCCCCGCCGCCGGCCGCCGGCCGGCACCCGCCAGGATCCGCCTCAGCGCCGACGACGCCCGGCACCGGAAGTACGCGACGAGCACCAACCGCGACGACGTCCCGCCCCGGAATGGCAGGATCAGCCGCGACGACGTCCGCGTCCGTCACCCGATGCGCCGCGCGCCGCAGAACCGATGCCCAGACCGCATCGGGATCCGCGCACCCGCGGCTATCGGCCCGACGAGGTGGCCGAAGGGCTGCCGCGGCGCCACCCGGTCTCGCAGGTTCGTTACCGCAGAGCCGCGGGGGCTGAATCCGATGCGGCCCCGCGTCCCCGCGCCCACTCATCGCGCGAAGAATTCGACTCCTGGGAGTTCGACATCTAG